The Gemmatimonadaceae bacterium genome includes a window with the following:
- the mutS gene encoding DNA mismatch repair protein MutS, producing the protein MTQYRDVKARHQDAILLFRMGDFYEMFYEDAQTGARALGLTLTSRNNGGANEVPLAGVPVRAAAEYVRRLVQQGFRVAICEQVEDPKLAKGIVKREVVETITPGAVFADDLLDTGRNNFLCAVLRDGAQHGVAAIDLSTGEFRLAVRSEAEMPALLGRLSPREVVVADAHATPMDGVMLTHREPWTFDAAWATEELTRRFGVHSLEGFALGPSSTPALAAAGALLRYLRELQPAGVPHLMRPVMDAADGVMPLDEMTRRNLELVESLRGGGTEGTVLEVLDATQTPMGARLLRQWLLAPLTSRAAIEARHDAVSLFAGDGVGRASLRDALDGVRDVERLAGKVAASRATPREVRALGDSLHRLPQVREALERMLRDGLLPGADAGRVSAVLDGWDDAADIAHRIRAELVERPPLQVGDEPTIAAGVDGELDALRELRDGGRDQIASLQAEERARTGIASLKVGYNKVFGYYIEISNANRGAVPADYQRRQTLTGGERYITPALKEFEERVLTAAERIDVRERERFEALRSDVARDTARLQGIARRIAELDVLAAFADVAAREGYVRPVMTDGFELVVDGGRHPVVERMMPRDQFIPNDVTLTEDARLIVLTGPNMAGKSTTLRQIGLIALLAQVGSFVPAKSVTQGIVDRIFTRVGASDNLARGQSTFMVEMSETSAILHTATARSLVLLDEIGRGTSTFDGVSIAWSVTEHLHDRTGCKAVFATHYHELTQLADTLAAARNWTVDVREVGDDVLFLHRLKPGGASRSYGIEVGRLAGLPASVLKRAKEVLASLESEQPTRRPGAKPARDSEQVELFLPAVVEQHPLVAALRAIDVNQLTPIEAIAQLADLAAQARQG; encoded by the coding sequence ATGACGCAGTACCGGGACGTGAAGGCGCGCCACCAGGACGCGATCCTCCTGTTCCGGATGGGCGACTTCTACGAGATGTTCTACGAGGACGCCCAGACGGGTGCGCGGGCACTCGGCCTGACCCTCACGTCGCGCAACAACGGTGGTGCGAACGAGGTGCCGCTGGCCGGCGTGCCGGTGCGCGCGGCCGCCGAATACGTGCGCCGGCTGGTGCAGCAAGGGTTCCGCGTCGCCATCTGCGAGCAGGTGGAAGACCCGAAGCTCGCCAAGGGGATCGTGAAGCGTGAGGTGGTGGAGACCATCACGCCGGGCGCCGTGTTCGCCGACGACCTGCTGGACACGGGGCGGAACAACTTCCTCTGCGCGGTGCTGCGGGATGGTGCCCAGCACGGCGTGGCGGCGATCGACCTCAGCACCGGTGAGTTCCGCCTGGCCGTGCGCAGCGAGGCGGAGATGCCAGCGCTGCTGGGGCGCCTCTCGCCGCGCGAGGTGGTGGTGGCGGACGCCCACGCCACGCCGATGGACGGCGTGATGCTCACGCACCGCGAGCCGTGGACGTTCGACGCCGCATGGGCCACCGAGGAGCTGACGCGCCGCTTCGGCGTGCACTCGCTGGAAGGATTCGCGCTCGGCCCCTCGTCCACACCCGCACTGGCGGCGGCCGGCGCGCTGCTGCGTTACTTGCGCGAGCTGCAGCCGGCAGGGGTGCCGCACCTGATGCGGCCCGTGATGGATGCGGCCGATGGCGTGATGCCGCTGGACGAGATGACGCGCCGCAACCTCGAGCTCGTCGAGAGCCTGCGTGGCGGCGGGACCGAGGGGACGGTGCTGGAGGTCCTGGATGCGACCCAGACGCCGATGGGTGCCCGCCTGCTGCGCCAGTGGCTGCTGGCCCCGCTCACCTCGCGAGCCGCGATCGAGGCCCGGCACGACGCGGTGAGCCTGTTCGCGGGGGATGGCGTGGGGCGGGCGTCGCTGCGGGATGCACTGGACGGCGTGCGCGACGTGGAACGCCTGGCGGGCAAGGTGGCCGCGTCACGGGCGACGCCGCGCGAGGTGCGGGCGCTGGGAGACTCGCTGCACCGGCTGCCGCAGGTGCGCGAGGCGCTGGAGCGGATGCTGCGTGACGGACTGCTGCCGGGCGCCGACGCCGGCCGCGTGTCGGCGGTGCTGGATGGCTGGGATGACGCCGCCGACATCGCACACCGCATCCGCGCCGAACTGGTGGAGCGTCCGCCGCTGCAGGTCGGTGACGAGCCGACGATCGCCGCTGGCGTGGACGGTGAGCTGGACGCGCTGCGGGAGCTGCGCGACGGCGGCCGTGACCAGATCGCGTCGCTGCAGGCCGAGGAGCGCGCGCGCACGGGGATCGCGTCGCTGAAGGTCGGCTACAACAAGGTGTTCGGCTACTACATCGAGATCAGCAACGCGAACCGCGGCGCGGTGCCGGCTGACTACCAGCGCCGCCAGACGCTGACGGGTGGTGAGCGCTACATCACGCCGGCCCTGAAGGAGTTCGAGGAGCGGGTGCTGACGGCGGCCGAGCGGATCGACGTGCGCGAGCGTGAGCGCTTCGAGGCACTGCGCAGCGACGTGGCGCGCGACACCGCGCGGCTGCAGGGGATCGCGCGGCGCATCGCGGAGCTGGACGTGCTGGCGGCGTTCGCCGACGTGGCGGCGCGCGAGGGGTACGTGCGACCGGTGATGACCGACGGCTTCGAGCTGGTGGTGGATGGCGGCCGGCACCCCGTGGTGGAGCGGATGATGCCGCGCGACCAGTTCATCCCGAACGACGTGACGCTCACCGAGGATGCACGGCTGATCGTGCTGACCGGCCCGAACATGGCCGGCAAGAGCACCACACTGCGCCAGATCGGGCTCATCGCGCTGCTGGCGCAGGTGGGGAGCTTCGTGCCGGCGAAGTCGGTGACGCAGGGCATCGTGGACCGGATCTTCACGCGCGTGGGTGCGAGCGACAACCTCGCGCGCGGCCAGTCGACGTTCATGGTGGAGATGAGCGAGACGAGTGCCATCCTGCACACCGCCACGGCACGGAGCCTGGTGCTGCTGGACGAGATCGGGCGCGGCACCAGCACCTTCGATGGTGTGAGCATCGCGTGGAGCGTGACGGAGCACCTGCACGACCGCACCGGGTGCAAGGCGGTGTTCGCGACGCACTACCACGAGCTCACGCAGCTGGCCGACACACTGGCCGCCGCGCGCAACTGGACGGTGGACGTGCGCGAGGTCGGTGACGACGTGCTCTTCCTGCACCGCCTCAAACCCGGTGGCGCGAGCCGCAGCTACGGCATCGAGGTGGGGCGCCTGGCGGGACTGCCGGC
- a CDS encoding SPOR domain-containing protein — translation MRVVAAMALSVPAAASLGAQNADSLAIARATESLARVKRLTSGDVAAARLLADSLVKALPAASPVMPEALFAKASIAASAADAERDYGLIVTEHRFAARVPDALMRLAVLESARNNRAGAMRHLERFLRDHGDAPGRSRASLLAGRIRMDMNDPARGCELLAAAYASATNLERDVRDQAVTAGARCPVAVEVMAARDPAPMGVARAPRETTATPPAVVARAATRPAPAATRSPSAPATPSRATTVTQSQSAPVTPSRATAVSQIQSAPATPSRATAATQSQSAPATPSRATTVTQSHPAAPRETTPPAPKPRRDSVMPVRTPAVPEPPPAPANSASSVSGGDKVGPGTSTRFAVQFAAYNDRPGADRFATVLRGRGIAARVEGTRAPFRVRAGRYTTLAEAEAAAALWRRPGQAAIAVPLAPARP, via the coding sequence ATGCGGGTCGTCGCCGCGATGGCGCTCAGCGTGCCTGCGGCGGCGTCGCTCGGCGCGCAGAACGCCGACTCGCTCGCGATCGCGCGCGCGACGGAATCGCTGGCGCGCGTGAAGCGGCTCACGTCGGGCGACGTGGCGGCGGCGCGCCTCCTGGCTGATTCGCTGGTGAAGGCGCTGCCCGCCGCGTCGCCGGTGATGCCGGAGGCGCTGTTCGCCAAGGCATCGATCGCCGCCAGCGCAGCCGACGCGGAACGTGACTACGGACTGATCGTGACCGAGCACCGGTTTGCGGCGCGCGTGCCGGATGCACTGATGCGGCTGGCAGTGCTCGAGAGTGCGCGGAACAACCGCGCCGGCGCGATGCGTCACCTCGAACGGTTCCTGCGCGATCATGGCGATGCGCCGGGCCGTTCGCGCGCGAGCCTGCTCGCCGGCCGGATCCGCATGGACATGAACGACCCGGCGCGCGGGTGCGAGCTGCTCGCCGCAGCGTACGCGTCGGCCACGAACCTGGAGCGCGACGTGCGTGACCAGGCGGTGACCGCCGGCGCGCGGTGTCCGGTGGCCGTGGAGGTGATGGCGGCGCGGGATCCGGCGCCGATGGGCGTGGCGCGTGCGCCGCGCGAGACGACTGCGACACCGCCCGCTGTGGTCGCGCGTGCGGCCACCCGTCCGGCGCCAGCCGCGACGCGGAGTCCGTCCGCGCCCGCGACTCCGAGTCGGGCGACGACGGTGACACAGAGTCAATCCGCGCCCGTGACTCCGAGTCGGGCGACCGCTGTGTCACAGATTCAATCCGCGCCCGCGACTCCGAGTCGGGCGACGGCGGCGACACAGAGTCAGTCTGCGCCCGCGACTCCGAGTCGCGCGACGACGGTGACACAGAGTCATCCTGCTGCGCCGCGCGAAACGACCCCTCCGGCACCCAAGCCACGTCGCGACAGCGTCATGCCGGTCAGGACGCCTGCCGTACCGGAGCCGCCTCCTGCACCTGCGAACTCCGCCAGCTCCGTCTCCGGCGGCGACAAGGTCGGGCCCGGGACCAGCACGCGATTCGCGGTGCAGTTCGCGGCGTACAACGACCGTCCCGGCGCCGACCGGTTCGCGACGGTGCTGCGCGGACGGGGGATCGCGGCGCGCGTGGAAGGCACGCGCGCGCCGTTCCGCGTGCGCGCCGGCCGGTATACCACGCTGGCTGAGGCGGAAGCAGCGGCAGCACTCTGGCGCCGGCCGGGACAGGCGGCGATCGCCGTGCCACTCGCACCCGCACGACCGTGA
- the holA gene encoding DNA polymerase III subunit delta, producing MASKATTRQFMTQIKERTFAPAYLFWGDDEWRKDAALRELLRGAVDDASRDFNLDQLRGADLDADAVGTMLGTPPMMADRRVVVIRDVSAMKKGAKAALDRYLAKPAPDVVLALTVPSGTKPDAALVNRCFSLQVDAVSGDELTRWIIRQTADRFGATITESAAQLLQGAVGDDAGSLMMELDKAASFTRGGTIDDAVIEAVVGVRHGETQSDLLDAVAARDTTKALALVGPVLGLPKTSAVGFAMALATQTAALGWGAAQRAKGVPLNRLAKDYFDLLKRTGAFPGRPWGEATKCWTRHVPLWSVAEAEAGLRAILRADERLKDTRSSSDEQVICSLVLELCAPTRAARG from the coding sequence ATGGCGTCGAAAGCAACCACCCGGCAGTTCATGACGCAGATCAAGGAACGCACGTTCGCGCCCGCGTACCTCTTCTGGGGTGACGACGAGTGGCGGAAGGACGCGGCGTTGCGTGAGCTGCTGCGCGGCGCGGTGGACGATGCCTCACGGGACTTCAACCTGGACCAGCTCCGTGGCGCTGACCTGGATGCCGACGCCGTGGGCACGATGCTGGGCACGCCGCCGATGATGGCCGACCGCCGGGTGGTGGTGATCCGCGACGTCAGTGCGATGAAGAAGGGGGCGAAGGCGGCGCTCGATCGCTACCTCGCCAAACCCGCCCCCGACGTGGTGCTCGCACTCACCGTCCCCTCCGGCACCAAGCCCGATGCGGCACTGGTCAACCGCTGCTTCTCGCTGCAGGTGGACGCGGTCAGCGGCGACGAGCTGACCCGGTGGATCATCCGCCAGACCGCCGACCGCTTCGGTGCCACGATCACCGAGTCGGCGGCGCAGCTGCTGCAGGGTGCCGTGGGCGACGACGCCGGCTCGCTGATGATGGAGCTCGACAAGGCGGCCAGCTTCACCCGTGGCGGCACGATCGACGATGCGGTGATCGAGGCCGTCGTGGGTGTGCGCCACGGCGAGACGCAGAGCGACCTGCTGGATGCCGTCGCCGCCCGCGACACGACGAAGGCGCTGGCACTCGTCGGCCCCGTGCTCGGCCTGCCGAAAACGAGCGCGGTGGGGTTCGCGATGGCGCTGGCCACGCAGACCGCCGCGCTTGGGTGGGGCGCCGCGCAGCGGGCGAAAGGGGTGCCGCTCAATCGGCTGGCGAAGGACTACTTCGACCTGCTGAAGCGCACCGGGGCGTTTCCCGGCCGTCCGTGGGGTGAGGCCACTAAGTGCTGGACCAGGCACGTGCCGTTGTGGAGCGTGGCGGAGGCAGAGGCGGGGCTGCGGGCGATCCTGCGTGCGGACGAGCGGCTGAAGGACACACGCAGCTCGAGCGACGAGCAGGTCATCTGCTCGCTCGTACTGGAGCTGTGCGCGCCGACACGGGCCGCCCGTGGCTGA
- a CDS encoding zf-HC2 domain-containing protein — protein sequence MDCREFRQLHGDWADDVLDPRESDRLARHVGDCPPCARFDTLARRALLVARNAPQIEVSADFSARLHARIAEERRQRIAHHAPSHAERSPMLAGGATWVRRAAVVTLLLGGSAALRTAMARNGDGVASITAMDTASFINASGFALPASAMSSPGGGNEIVVVRPLRQVGGALLPVSDDPMMDGADMGDPSATSLAATAPLWPTAQMAAHAANRFAAMEFGDVITVGATQIQR from the coding sequence ATGGATTGCCGCGAGTTCCGACAGCTGCACGGTGACTGGGCCGACGACGTGCTCGACCCCCGGGAAAGTGACAGGCTTGCCAGGCACGTTGGCGACTGTCCCCCCTGTGCCCGGTTCGACACCCTGGCCCGGCGCGCCCTGCTCGTGGCCCGCAACGCCCCGCAGATCGAGGTCTCGGCCGACTTCTCGGCCCGCCTGCACGCGCGGATCGCGGAGGAGCGCCGGCAGCGGATCGCGCACCACGCGCCATCGCATGCCGAGCGGTCGCCGATGCTGGCAGGCGGGGCGACGTGGGTGCGGCGGGCCGCGGTGGTGACGCTGCTCCTGGGCGGATCGGCGGCGCTGCGCACGGCGATGGCGCGGAATGGTGATGGCGTGGCCTCGATCACGGCCATGGACACCGCGTCGTTCATCAACGCCAGCGGATTCGCCCTTCCGGCCTCAGCCATGTCGTCGCCGGGCGGTGGGAACGAGATCGTGGTGGTGCGGCCGCTGCGCCAGGTGGGAGGGGCACTCCTGCCCGTCTCGGACGACCCCATGATGGATGGCGCCGACATGGGTGATCCGTCGGCCACCTCGCTCGCAGCCACGGCGCCGCTCTGGCCGACCGCGCAGATGGCGGCGCACGCCGCGAACCGCTTCGCCGCGATGGAATTCGGTGACGTGATCACCGTCGGCGCGACGCAGATTCAGCGGTAG
- a CDS encoding sigma-70 family RNA polymerase sigma factor, which yields MAELARNTVLSLHTQPVAPVAPAPTRRERLRAAEDADVVAAFLAGEEMAFELLVERYQTRLLNFIYRTIGDREKAEDLVQEVFIRVYRHLHRFDASKKFSTWIYTIASNLAKNELRNRSRNPLVLFQSVRDKFSDDEERPLDFEDTAARPDDAYHKRYLQEVVEEVVGTLPAHHREVFVLRELEGKSYEEIAEITGVNLGTVKSRLNRARASFAERISPSLR from the coding sequence ATGGCAGAGCTCGCTCGTAACACAGTCCTCTCGCTGCACACGCAGCCGGTGGCGCCTGTTGCGCCGGCTCCCACGCGCCGCGAACGGCTGCGGGCGGCCGAGGATGCCGACGTGGTTGCCGCCTTCCTGGCGGGCGAGGAGATGGCGTTCGAGCTGCTGGTGGAACGTTACCAGACCCGGCTCCTGAACTTCATCTACCGGACCATCGGTGATCGCGAGAAGGCGGAAGACCTGGTGCAGGAAGTCTTCATCCGCGTCTACCGCCATCTCCACCGCTTCGACGCCTCGAAGAAGTTCAGCACCTGGATCTACACCATCGCCTCGAACCTGGCGAAGAACGAGCTCCGCAACCGCTCGCGGAACCCGCTGGTGCTGTTCCAGTCGGTGCGCGACAAGTTCTCGGATGACGAGGAACGCCCGCTCGACTTCGAGGACACCGCGGCACGCCCGGACGACGCCTACCACAAGCGCTACCTGCAGGAAGTGGTGGAGGAAGTGGTGGGGACGTTGCCCGCGCATCACCGCGAGGTCTTCGTGCTTCGTGAGCTGGAGGGGAAGAGCTACGAGGAGATCGCGGAGATCACCGGGGTGAACCTGGGCACCGTGAAGTCCCGCCTGAACCGTGCCCGCGCCAGCTTCGCCGAGCGGATCTCACCCTCGCTGCGCTGA
- a CDS encoding NUDIX hydrolase: MQIEPGQLSTRRAYEGRVISLDIDTVRFPDGSTGELEMVRHPGASAIVPFLSDPAGPDPQILLIRQYRYAALQYLYEIPAGRLEPGEPPLECARRELQEETGCTAAHLQHMHTMYTTPGFTDEKIHLFLAFDLTRGASATEADEFISVEVMPLTRALDMVKDGQINDAKTVLGILFAAGFRAGA, translated from the coding sequence ATGCAGATCGAACCAGGGCAGCTTTCCACGCGCCGCGCGTACGAAGGGCGCGTGATCAGCCTCGACATCGACACCGTGCGCTTTCCCGACGGATCGACGGGCGAGCTGGAGATGGTGCGTCATCCCGGTGCGAGCGCGATCGTGCCGTTCCTCAGCGATCCGGCCGGCCCGGATCCGCAGATCCTGCTGATCAGGCAGTACCGGTACGCGGCGCTGCAGTACCTGTACGAGATCCCCGCCGGCCGGCTGGAACCTGGGGAGCCGCCACTCGAGTGCGCGCGGCGTGAACTGCAGGAAGAGACGGGGTGCACGGCGGCGCACCTGCAGCACATGCACACCATGTACACGACGCCCGGGTTCACCGACGAGAAAATCCACCTCTTCCTCGCCTTCGACCTGACGCGCGGGGCGTCGGCCACCGAGGCGGACGAGTTCATCAGCGTGGAAGTGATGCCACTGACACGTGCACTCGACATGGTGAAGGACGGGCAGATCAACGACGCCAAGACGGTGCTCGGCATTCTCTTCGCGGCGGGGTTCCGGGCGGGCGCGTGA
- a CDS encoding insulinase family protein has translation MSITDLSVRPTPGAPRAYTFPAFFSRVLPNGLRVVVAPVTKLPLVTVLALVDAGSIADPAGQEGIAQLTASLLSEGTGALSGADLTELVESMGSTLDSGADWDSSVVKLTTLSSRLTDALGLLARVLTEPTLSADEFQRLRTERMAELMQLRSEPRALADEALARAIYAPEARYARPDGGTDVSVQALTIEQVRAFYAARYSPHVTTVVVVGDVAAEDGFAMVSRVLGDWVGAVPAPYAAPDAVQDVPRGVHIVRKADAPQTELRVGHVGPPRLTPDYFPLVMCNAILGGLFSSRLNLNLREEHAYTYGAHSGVDWRRGAGPFSMDAAVQSDVTAAAIGEIMTEFDRIRTEPVSDSELSLARSYLDGVFPIRFETTRAIASALASLAIFGLPDDYYDTYRANIRAVTADDILRVAQAHLDPSKLQVVAVGDPDAISAPLAALGLGAVTVTDAVDTLAT, from the coding sequence ATGAGCATTACCGACCTGTCGGTGCGCCCGACCCCCGGTGCGCCGCGGGCGTACACTTTCCCCGCGTTCTTCTCCCGCGTGCTGCCGAACGGCCTGCGCGTGGTGGTGGCACCGGTCACGAAACTGCCGCTGGTGACGGTCCTGGCGCTGGTGGATGCCGGCTCGATCGCCGACCCGGCGGGGCAGGAGGGCATCGCGCAGCTCACGGCGAGCCTGCTCAGCGAGGGCACGGGTGCCCTCAGCGGTGCCGACCTCACGGAGCTGGTGGAGTCGATGGGCAGCACGCTGGATTCCGGTGCCGACTGGGACTCGAGCGTGGTGAAGCTGACGACGCTGTCGTCGCGCCTCACGGATGCCCTCGGCCTGCTGGCTCGCGTGCTCACCGAGCCGACCCTGTCAGCCGACGAGTTCCAGCGCCTGCGCACCGAGCGCATGGCCGAGTTGATGCAGCTGCGCAGCGAACCGCGTGCGCTGGCCGACGAGGCGCTGGCGCGGGCGATCTATGCGCCCGAGGCCAGGTATGCGCGTCCGGATGGTGGCACCGACGTCAGCGTGCAGGCGCTGACGATCGAGCAGGTGCGCGCGTTCTACGCGGCGCGCTACTCGCCGCACGTGACGACGGTGGTGGTGGTGGGTGACGTGGCGGCCGAGGATGGGTTCGCGATGGTGTCGCGCGTGCTCGGTGACTGGGTCGGTGCCGTGCCGGCGCCGTATGCCGCGCCCGATGCGGTGCAGGACGTCCCGCGCGGCGTGCACATCGTGCGCAAGGCCGACGCGCCGCAGACGGAGCTGCGCGTGGGCCACGTGGGCCCGCCGCGCCTCACGCCGGACTACTTCCCGCTGGTGATGTGCAACGCGATCCTCGGCGGGCTCTTCTCCAGCCGGCTGAACCTGAACCTCCGTGAGGAGCACGCGTACACCTACGGCGCGCACAGCGGCGTGGACTGGCGGCGCGGTGCCGGCCCGTTCTCGATGGACGCGGCGGTGCAGAGCGACGTGACGGCGGCCGCGATCGGCGAGATCATGACGGAGTTCGATCGGATCCGTACGGAACCCGTGAGCGACAGCGAGCTGTCGCTGGCCCGGAGCTACCTCGATGGCGTGTTCCCGATCCGGTTCGAGACGACACGGGCGATCGCGTCCGCGCTCGCGTCGCTCGCCATCTTCGGGCTGCCGGACGACTACTACGACACCTATCGCGCGAACATCCGCGCCGTGACGGCGGACGACATCCTCCGCGTGGCGCAGGCCCACCTGGACCCGTCGAAGCTGCAGGTCGTGGCGGTCGGTGATCCCGATGCGATCTCGGCACCGCTGGCCGCGCTTGGCCTGGGTGCGGTGACGGTGACGGACGCGGTCGACACCCTGGCCACCTGA
- a CDS encoding insulinase family protein, protein MQIPIETETLPNGLRVTYSEDHVAPLVAVNLWYHVGSANEREGRTGFAHLFEHMLFQGSANVAANEHFELVQRAGGTLNGSTWLDRTNYFETVPSNQLAIALWLEADRMGRLLPAMTQQKLDTQRDVVKNERRWSVDNQPYGTWWEKLPALAFPSTHPYHHSLIGSMEHLSEASLDDVAEFFATWYTPDNAVLTIAGDFDPGEARALVRQYFGDIPRNPSPPARPDFSLPPRFGAALREVVEDDVQLPRVMVAMRIPPCGAEEWYAASVASAILGMRKGSRLYRRLVRELQVASDTSAYTFDLTKGADLLVVDATANAGITAARIEQAVHDELDAVALDGVTQPELDRALALIETDFVSSLQSASDRADTLSRFATYFGDPARVNTQPARYQRVTAAEVTAFVREWCRDTNRATLLYVPRENPANADDEEAA, encoded by the coding sequence ATGCAGATACCGATCGAGACCGAGACGCTGCCCAACGGGCTGCGCGTGACGTATTCCGAGGATCACGTCGCACCGCTGGTGGCGGTGAACCTATGGTACCACGTGGGCAGTGCCAACGAGCGGGAGGGACGCACCGGGTTTGCACACCTGTTCGAGCACATGCTCTTCCAGGGCTCGGCGAACGTGGCGGCGAACGAGCACTTCGAGCTCGTGCAGCGCGCCGGCGGCACGCTCAACGGATCGACGTGGCTCGACCGCACCAACTACTTCGAGACGGTGCCGAGCAACCAGCTCGCGATCGCACTCTGGCTGGAGGCAGACCGGATGGGTCGCCTGCTGCCCGCGATGACGCAGCAGAAGCTCGACACGCAGCGCGACGTGGTGAAGAACGAGCGGCGCTGGAGCGTGGACAACCAGCCGTACGGCACCTGGTGGGAGAAGCTGCCGGCGCTGGCGTTCCCCTCCACGCACCCGTACCACCACTCGCTGATCGGCTCCATGGAGCACCTCAGCGAGGCCTCGCTCGACGACGTGGCGGAGTTCTTCGCGACCTGGTATACGCCCGACAACGCGGTCCTGACGATCGCCGGTGACTTCGACCCTGGGGAGGCGCGCGCGCTGGTGCGGCAGTACTTCGGCGACATCCCACGCAACCCGTCCCCGCCGGCACGCCCCGACTTCTCGCTGCCGCCGCGCTTCGGTGCCGCGCTGCGCGAGGTGGTGGAGGACGACGTGCAGCTCCCGCGCGTGATGGTGGCGATGCGGATCCCGCCGTGCGGCGCGGAGGAGTGGTACGCGGCCTCGGTGGCCAGCGCGATCCTTGGCATGCGCAAGGGCAGCCGGCTGTACCGGCGCCTGGTGCGCGAGCTGCAGGTGGCCTCGGACACGAGTGCCTACACGTTCGACCTCACCAAGGGCGCCGACCTGCTGGTGGTGGACGCCACCGCCAACGCGGGCATCACCGCCGCGCGCATCGAGCAGGCGGTGCACGACGAACTGGATGCGGTGGCACTGGACGGGGTGACGCAGCCGGAGCTGGACCGCGCGCTGGCACTGATCGAGACGGACTTCGTCTCGTCGCTGCAGAGTGCTTCCGACCGCGCCGACACGCTGTCGCGCTTCGCCACCTACTTCGGCGACCCCGCGCGCGTGAACACGCAGCCGGCGCGCTACCAGCGGGTGACGGCGGCAGAGGTGACGGCCTTCGTCCGGGAATGGTGCCGGGACACGAACCGCGCGACGCTGCTCTACGTGCCGCGCGAGAACCCCGCGAACGCCGACGACGAGGAGGCCGCATGA
- a CDS encoding outer membrane beta-barrel protein, whose amino-acid sequence MYRRIAIAAAAMCATAAPALAQQRQAPLFTVEGGATYQALRGSVFGDLNDGRGAEAQVTMGISNLSVSGGYQRSWHRVTGTESDATLSGFYIEPRLALPFAASNFTPYLYGRGGVLERAETVAGTEVTSNVTQMGGGIGSLIYLAKGMQLNIGGGYQFLRAGRRISDDTRASGGSFVLRAGLSLGGNSGWARDPGY is encoded by the coding sequence ATGTACCGTCGTATCGCAATTGCCGCCGCCGCCATGTGTGCCACCGCCGCGCCCGCACTGGCGCAGCAGCGCCAGGCGCCGTTGTTCACCGTGGAGGGCGGCGCCACCTACCAGGCGCTGCGTGGCAGCGTCTTCGGCGACCTGAATGATGGCCGCGGTGCCGAGGCACAGGTCACGATGGGCATCAGCAACCTGTCGGTGTCGGGCGGCTACCAGCGCTCGTGGCACCGCGTGACCGGCACCGAGAGCGATGCGACGCTGTCGGGCTTCTACATCGAGCCGCGACTCGCGCTGCCGTTCGCGGCGTCGAACTTCACGCCGTACCTCTACGGACGCGGCGGTGTGCTGGAGCGCGCCGAGACGGTGGCCGGCACGGAGGTCACGTCGAACGTGACGCAGATGGGCGGCGGCATCGGGTCGCTGATCTATCTCGCGAAGGGCATGCAGCTGAACATCGGCGGTGGCTACCAGTTCCTGCGGGCCGGGCGGCGCATCTCGGATGACACGCGCGCCAGCGGCGGCTCCTTCGTGTTGCGGGCTGGTCTGTCACTCGGTGGAAACTCGGGGTGGGCGCGCGACCCAGGGTACTGA